The Ciona intestinalis chromosome 9, KH, whole genome shotgun sequence genome contains the following window.
cagccatgccggaaatcaatcacccacaaagttacttactTCATAACATGGATGTCCATGCTGCCTTGTGGTATCGTATCATTTTTGCCACTAAACCTCCATAAAACATCGACCTCGGACATCGGGGTGAAATCAAACTGTTTGTTGCAATCGCTCCAGTCAAGGGGAATCGCTTTCAAACTCCTGCTGAACCAGATGGACACAGCTGTGTTGTATTCACCATTCACTCGAACCTGGTGCCAGTAACCTGGGGGCGGAGGGAGTTAATGCTTAATTTGGGGGGGGGTATTGCATTGGAGTTATAAaggaaaatattgaacaaataACTTAAGCGTAAGTCAATGTTAAACTGGGCTTAACCTAATATTGGttgaagaaaaaaacttttttgaataaattgcaTGATGataaaatgataaaagtaaacattGAGAAAATAACTTTGAAGAAATTTATGTCTaaactttaatgtttaaagGGACTTGATGTGTTCATTGTAGAATGGTGTTTGTTGTTCAGTGGTAACACATTGTTAAATTACTATTAATATGAATTAAAGCTTAAATTTGGGTGGTAATTGCATAGGGGGGTTATAAAGGTGGATAATAATCAAAACTTGTGTTTGTTTCTTGCTGTGGTAGGAAAATTAGAAATGCTTGCATGAAAATAAAAGGCGAGATATACAGTCAATAGAGTATGGTTTAATATATAGGTGGCAACAATGGATAAGtatctgcttatccacacattTTAGTAGCTCTACTGCGAGCATGAGTTACACATCCCTAACTCACATCGTTACCTCCAGGCATGTAGATGCAATCCCCTCCATTCAAAGTCACTTTTCCATATTTAATCTTCGCAACATCCGGATGTTGTTTGAGGTCCACTGCATCAACGTTGACTTCCGAGAATCCTCCAAACTCACTGTTTGAGCTATGGTGTTGGTACACGTAGTCTTGCTGAAGGGGGTTGAGGGGATTGttaataacttatttatcgtcgCAAAATGATCCCAACTAAATTATATAGTGTCAACTTATATATTctgggacaacgacagtctttataacacgggtgttatgtttcatacaccacatgccagcttacaagttactacctatgtaacttatttatcctcgcatggcagggcaaagacagtcgttataacacgggtgttatgtttcatacaactcatgcccacttacaagttactacctatgtaacttatttatcctcgcatggcagggcaaagacagttggtataacgcgggtgttctgtttcatacaactcatgcccacttacaagttaacatgtatgtaactttgtgggtgattgtttttctatgtggctgataatttggacaacccattggtgaccactgagttggagcaattgctgttaagtgtcttgcgcaAAGCCTAAGGTTCACATGTTCTCACAGCAAAGCAGGCTCGAGGTTTAGATCAAAGTTGGCATATTGCCCCTTCAATTACAAGGAAACATAGCCATAAAAGAGTGAAATTAACCCACAATTACAAACAATCATCTTTAATAATCCTCACGTATTTATTATCTACAGTGATCCAATCTTTGGTGccgttaaaaacacaatgaatGTTTGCGAATGGATCTCTGTGTAGAAGAGTCTTTCCTCCGGCTGCAGTTATGAAGAGATGGACCTCCTGTGAGGGTGGGTGGTtatgttaaagtttaataaatatatcaatataatttgtttatccttgtgtggtggggcaaagaaagtcgttataacatggatgttctgttttatacacctcatgcctgcttaccagttaccatgtatgtaatttatttatccttacatggcagggcaacaacagtagtCATATTACGTTGCTTATATTAAGTGACCAATGGTTGCCACTCcaatgcccacagtcgagttgccaaagctattgcagtgtgtggataagcagacatgacttttggttggtttggtcatttatatcctcgtaggtgggaacttgagtgacttatccatggttgccactgaCATGCCCACcattggtaaatattattacaacCCTAACCTGTACTCCTTTGGCAAAATGTCCACATCTTAAACAAGGTGGAATGGCCACATCTTTCTCCATGGGTTCTGGTATCTGTGATATAACATAACCATCTATTGTGTTATAGTTTTGAATGAAATGTTTCATCGTGTCACGTCCAACCCCGATCTCAGTTGCCGGCATCGTACTATCGCCTTCAAACCTtgaaacatagaaatagtaaataagtttattctATGTGTTTGATGTCCAATAGCACGCAATGAGATTTAGTCCAAGCGTTACTAATCTCAGCAAACTTAAACCAACTAGAATTAGGTTTAGATAGTACCACATGGGGAGTTGTGTCACTACTTTCCCTATTTATGTGGTAAAATAAGCTATGTTGATCACTAACCCTATAACCACAACAACAGCCCCACCCACCTTGCTTCCAGCCTCACCACCATGTCCCCGTATGTGCTTTCTAAATACTGTGGTGTCCATAGTTCCGCGGCTTTTGAATGAAAAGCCGCTCCACGGAAAACAACTGGTTGTCGCGGCTTCACATAGTTGTTATAGAAGTCACGTGGTTGGGGAACTGGGGGTTTAAAGGTTAATGTAGTTCGATGTGCAATGTTAGCTAAGGTTTGGCAACTTAACCCAAGATTCTGGTTTCTTGGTAGTTTTAATGCAAACATATATTGGCCCCACCCTAagacagttggttagcgcgcctgcctctaacccagaggtaatgggttcaaggctcgtggctgcaaccattgtgggtgtatgtgtctttggaagagacacttaacgacaattgctccaacccagtggtcaataataggttgtccaaattatcagccatacatgaaaaaataataattacccacaaagtagcatacttggtaactcgtaagctggcacgaggtgtatgaaacaaaacacccgtgttgtaacgagtgtcattttccagccacgtgaGGATTAACCCAGTTACAATCATTCTTAATATGGAATACACAATTGTCTGACATCACAAAAAAACGATTCTAGTTTTAAACCGAACGGAATGAAAATGAAGACAACAATTCCATGAATAAACATGATTATTTGTGAGCACATTATGTAACAATACAATAGACAAAgcacaaataaaatacaaagcatATAAAACCTTAGTACTCTTACCAACACTTATTTCCGGTATAACTTCACTTGGATCAGCATGAGAGCCAAGAATCTCTAAATGGCCACGTAGTTTACAATTACTTGTAGTTACAAGACATAACACCGCAATAACCACCAAACACCCCATGTCTGTACGTGGCAATCTCTTAGAAAGAAATTgtaattatttgtaaattcaatttcgtataaaactaaaacatttttgtatttttattcaaccTAAAATCGGATTCTAAAGCTATGTTCTAAACAATACCGTTCTGAAACTTAATCAAAACTAGCACATGTACCACAGTTAAAttcaaccaaaagtcatgtctgcttatccacacactgtaatagctttaacaactcgactgtgggcatgggagtggcaaccatggataagtcactcaagttcccacccacaaggatataaatgaccaaaccaaccaaaagtcatgtctgcttatccacactctgcaatagctttaacaactcgactgtgggcatgggagtggcaaccatgaataagtcactcaagttcccacccacaaggatataaatgaccaaaccaaccaaaagtcatgtctgtttattcacacactacaatagcttcagcaactcgactgtggacattggagtggcaaccataaataaactataataCAAAACAGTTCTGCTTTTTATTTCCTAGAATCGCGTACACTTTAACTCTCAGTCTAACTATACTTAAAAGTAACTTAAGTTCCCACTCGATCCAGATGCTTTCATGTAACGTGAGATAAACAGGAAGCTATCGGGACTTCCCTCTTCCTATGTAGCAGCTTAAGCCTATACACATTGAAGCCAGCTATACATGCAAGTAATACAGCATGAAATACATAAACTCTCAAACAGGTATTTACACACTTTTTATTAAGTCTAactagaaaataataaaaagaaatagttgttgttgtctgctaggtgtagcgaccatgcttctttcttccaattaaatgtaattatatTTCACCCGAAgcatgttttaatgactgtcgaaatatgtttttcattttaactaTTCCTTATTCTTCACTACCATAATCACAACTACAAAAACACTTCTTATATACCTTTAATATATGTCTGGTATTTCACTATGTTGTTTTAtgcaaaagttttataatgggCCAATTAGTTACTTGAACTTATAGTTTAGATAGTAAAGCAACAATCTCACAATCTCATCCATACACTGGGGTCTTAtaccttttttctttcttctACTAAACGTTACTAATTATCTTCGCTTGTAGAATAACCAACTTGACCCCACTAAGCTATTTACAATATGGATTCCTGCTCAAGTCTAAAGTACAAGAGCAGTTCCTCCTATAATCTCTCGTCCAgatgataaaatattataccTAATATTtctaactgtaataaattctagCGCTCTCAAAGTTATACAATCTTTGTGTAATGAAAAACAGTCAGGATCCCGTGCTATGAAATGTGTAACAggcaaaaatcaagttaaacaaatatataatataagagaGAGATATTTTAACTATTACCTTCTTAAACTAAACTTGCAATACTAGAGCAGTATTCTTGTAATCTATTGCCCAGATAGTAAAGCCAGACTATGCAAACAAAGTCtggtattttaaatgttggaGCAAATAAGTAAACATTGATTTTATAACCACTTCCTCTCCCTAAGATTGAacagatatcatatattcTTGAAATCTCCTGTAAAGATATGGTGACAGAAATGCactgttatgttttatgaaCCTTTTTAGTTTAGTTGGTAATCTGCTTTAATTACTTATTTGCAACCCACTGTGATTTGTTCTTACAGGGTTAAACAgccttttttttttattgttttcaaagagataaactaaaaattggattatcatttaaaaattggaTTATCATTTAACTTGTAATATCCTATAAACCTGGCAAAATCCACTTCTGGTACAATATTGAAATATGAGCCCATGCAAATTAGCATCCAAACCAAATGTGTGTCAAATATCtgtatgataaaaatatatatttgcagACCTATTGGAGGTGAAAACTGTCAATTTTGATTCTTTTACGACTTCAAAATGGAAATTGATCAGACAATGTAAAACTTATCCTTGCCTTTTATACATGCTATAATGTTATAAACCCATTTATTtgtaacattaatttatttattctagtGTTTTAGCTAGGAATAAAGTCATATCCTAACAATGTCTTGCAGAATAACAGACAAAACAATGTTGCAAAAAATTTACAGGTTTTTACGGAATAATCATTTTATGCAGTgtgttctttattttcttacactttttattacaatgtttgtgtttgtcttttgtttgataatttataagtttCTCGAATCATACGATGTAAGTGTCTTGTTTCATGTGCACCACAAATGCTGTTAAaagtgtaaataaatgtaggaatgtaaaatgaatgaatataacttactttatcctctcgcaccacagtcgttatcacacgggtttaacacctcgtgtcaacttacgagttaccatgtatgttactttgtgggtaattattaaggggggattttttttatatttttatatatggctgataatttggacaacccattagtgaccactgggttggaacaattgccattaagtgtcttccccaaggacacatacgcccacaatggtagcggcgacgagccttgaacccattaccctcTGGGTttcaggcaggcgcgctaaccactatgccacggcgccggtcgAAAATCAATTAATAACAATTATGTTCTGTATCACTTGGAAgccgtatatgtaacttagaTGGTCGTactgtatgttttaaatagacAGTAAAATTAAGTTCTAACAGACaacaaaacgttttaaatCTGTAAGTATTGCGAATAATGTAACAGCCGTTTACGTGACGTCACTCCCATATTTGGGCAAAGTAAGTGACGTAATCGGGTATTCCCCTACAGCAAGAGACGAATCGCGAACCGAGAACAGAGTTCCAGTTCCTCTTTTCATTATTATGTTAGGAACTATAAACATAAGAACGCGGTATGTGTATAGTACATAAAAGACCAAGTATTTGATTCAGGTGTATGTAAGCGTACGTACGTTGATTTGTTAGTAACGGACACCCTAGTAACGAGTAATTCGCGACAGTGGTTAAGATGTTTTAATCTTTAGTTCGCTGAATAATGTGTATTACCTTTATTTTGATAATGTTAGTTTTAATGTCAGTTTTAATTCAGCATTTGATAAAACATGTGTCTTAATTTctagttatattttatgccaacttttctttaatttagACAATAAAGTATTAATTTAATGTCTTGTTTTGTTAACTGTTCTTTTCATTTAGTGCAACTAAAGTGACAAAATAAAGTGAATTCTTTTCTTACTGAATAAATCTGTAATGTTATAATGGCGTCTGCAAATGCAAAAACTTTCCCAACTGTTATTGTAACGGGACTGCCAGTGAATGACCATGTTGAAAAGTCGTTAAGGAATTGTATTGACCAAACAATTGGCCCAACTAATGTTGTAAAGATCGAACAGCTAGGGGGAAGTTATGTGGTTGCTGTTACTGATAATAAATGTAAGTTGTGATGTT
Protein-coding sequences here:
- the LOC100176165 gene encoding uncharacterized protein LOC100176165; the protein is MGCLVVIAVLCLVTTSNCKLRGHLEILGSHADPSEVIPEISVVPQPRDFYNNYVKPRQPVVFRGAAFHSKAAELWTPQYLESTYGDMVVRLEARFEGDSTMPATEIGVGRDTMKHFIQNYNTIDGYVISQIPEPMEKDVAIPPCLRCGHFAKGVQEVHLFITAAGGKTLLHRDPFANIHCVFNGTKDWITVDNKYQDYVYQHHSSNSEFGGFSEVNVDAVDLKQHPDVAKIKYGKVTLNGGDCIYMPGGYWHQVRVNGEYNTAVSIWFSRSLKAIPLDWSDCNKQFDFTPMSEVDVLWRFSGKNDTIPQGSMDIHVMKAVLLTFVDDNDVIDIDEFCKTMIGRERKGTNYNHDRARTEFRLAMLNGTDKVRGSRVKSLSNEEMKRLIRILDPEDVSNTETYEYSYLDVEKVKDVWSTLLDQKASGFEPKSFVSLYTSHLGGTNKVALEILSKLNPSGLSLITPQMVESNAKDALLKFSTSRHHDPQNERLWFERLRIKDEL